The Sorangiineae bacterium MSr11954 DNA segment CGCGCAGTTCATCATGGGCTCGCGCGGGATGCCGCGCCGCTACTACGACTACCTCCCCGAGTACGAGATCTTCCACAAGGTGTCGACCATCGGCTCGTGGATCCTGGGCCTCGGCTTCCTGACCATGGCCGTCATGTTCGTGGCTTCGCTGATAAAGGGCCAGAAGTCGACGCGTAACCCGTGGGGTTCGGCCGCGCTCGAGTGGCAGACGCCCACGCCGCCTCCCCTCGCGAACTTCATCAAGGTGCCGACCATCACGCGCGGCCCGTACGACTATCACTTGGCCACCGAAGAGGAGTTGTCCGAGAAATGAGCACAGCAGCCAGCCACGCCGAGCCGGCGCGTCCTCACGGGGACTCGCACCATGCTGGTGAGCCAGGACACGACGAAGAGCATCACGGGCCGGCCTGGCTCGCCCACCACTTCGATACGCCCGCGCAGCAGTTCGACGCGGCGAAGCTCGGGATGTGGGCCTTCTTGGCGCAGGAGCTCCTGTTCTTCAGCGGCGTGTTCGTCGCGTACGGGATCTTCCGCAGCTGGTACCCCGAGGCGTTCAGCGGTGCGTCGCACCAGCTCGATCGCGTGATGGGCGCGAGCAACACGATCGTGCTCCTCTTCAGCAGCTGGACGGCGGCCATGTCGGTGCGCTCGTCGCAGCTGGGGAAGAAGGCGCAGACGTCGGGTTACCTGATCGTCACCATCGCGTGTGCGTTCATCTTCTTGGTCGTCAAGTACTTCGAGTACCAGCACAAGTTCCACGCGGGTCTCCTGCCCGGCAAGTTCTTCGGGCACCCCGTGGACGGCGGTCTCTTCGGCGCGATCCCTGCGGGCCACGGCCACGTGCCGCACCTGCCGGCCAAGGCGCACATCTTCTTCTCCCTGTACTTCGTGATGACCGGCATTCACGCGATCCACGTCATCGTGGGCATCGGCGTGATGTTCTGGATCCTGAAGCGGAACGCGTCCGGGGAGTTCTCCAAGGAGTTCTTCACTCCGGTCGATCTGGTCGCCCTCTACTGGCACCTCGTCGACTTGATCTGGATCTATCTCTTTCCGCTTCTCTATCTAATCGACTGATCGAGGAAGAAGGCACACGGGCGATGAGCGACACGAGCCACAGCGTGGAACACGATCACGGCCATCACGGCGGGGACGATGGCGCGGTACACGCACACATTTCGAGCGCACGCTTTTACGTGGGCATCTTCGCCACCTTGGTGGCGCTGACGGTGCTG contains these protein-coding regions:
- a CDS encoding cytochrome c oxidase subunit 3 family protein, which produces MSTAASHAEPARPHGDSHHAGEPGHDEEHHGPAWLAHHFDTPAQQFDAAKLGMWAFLAQELLFFSGVFVAYGIFRSWYPEAFSGASHQLDRVMGASNTIVLLFSSWTAAMSVRSSQLGKKAQTSGYLIVTIACAFIFLVVKYFEYQHKFHAGLLPGKFFGHPVDGGLFGAIPAGHGHVPHLPAKAHIFFSLYFVMTGIHAIHVIVGIGVMFWILKRNASGEFSKEFFTPVDLVALYWHLVDLIWIYLFPLLYLID